A window of Quercus robur chromosome 12, dhQueRobu3.1, whole genome shotgun sequence genomic DNA:
TCTAAGTAAGCAAGAACCAATCCGTTTAGAAATGTAGGGAGTTTCTACTATTGGCTTTTCTTGCATGCCTTGGCCCATCCTTGAAATATTGTCATGTAGCTCAAAGTGGTTATTAATGAGTGAATGGGATGCTGCCACGTGGCCAAAGAGAAAATAATCAACCTTTAACTACCATGATATCTTGTCCTAGATCACCAGCAACTCacctttaattttataaaaaaccTTATATGGttcaaacaaaaaattcttGAAGGAAGCAATCCTCATTTGTGAGAATATCAGATTAGAAGGTTATTATTTGCTGTTATGGgtagacaaaaaagtaatttaagttgtaaatTCCAATtagaacaaacaaaaatttaccacttataatttgttgtaaaagtattgtaaaaatgttgtggacgtaacacttcTCATACAAATCTATATTGATACAATACATTTGAACCCCAATTATTATATTAGCGTTTGCAATCATATATCCATGAGAGAAAGCAATGAAGGTCAGTGTCAGTGTTAGTAATTAGTTATTCCAATGGCCAAAGAGAGAGGGGGTTGATACTAGAATTGCGAAGAACATGAAAAGTGGTACAACAAGAAAATTACACTTGTAAAATCACGAAAACAGGAAAAGTGATGTTGGAGTAGATAGGGCAGTTCCCATGGGAGTTACCAACCCATGTATGCGGAAGAGACAAGTGGCATTGAAGTAGCTTTTAGAAGTTACAAAGCACCATTCAACAACAAGATAAGCGTCGTTCAAGTTGAAGGAGAAAGAGACATGCAGAAAAGAAACATGTAAGGAACAATTGTTGGTAACTGTCGAGGTTTAAATATAAATAgactaatttaaaaaagaaagaatgtatGTCATTCTCTTGTAATATACAGAAAGCATATCATTCTCTTGTAATATTGAGTTCCTTAGGAGATTCGCTTGTAGTTCATACTTCATAGGGCATTAGAATGTATTCATGCTTGAAAGTCCTTGCTTGTAATCTTGTTATTCACTTTAATCTTGtttatacaattttaattcAGAATGCTATTAATTAGGCTAtgatttgtttattgttttgcattttttaccTTTGAATTGTtaactatttaaatttattagacTTCGAACAACTCTATTTGCAATCAAACTTAGCATGACTATGGAAAACTTAGCTGCTTGGAACACAATGACATTTGATTTTACTTAGTTGTTTTAGTTCTCATACTTGGTAATGTAGAATTTAATTTACTTACTTTTCATAAATTGTTGTTACTTGCATTTCCTCCTAGCATAAAAAGTCATCTAAGTCATCTTAATTGAGGCAATGCCGAACCACATCTTTTTAAACATGAAGTCAAATAATCCATCCTAATCCATATTCCATAATCAATCAATTTGAAACTTGACAAATTTTATCGGACTACCTGTAAATCGTAATCacttcaaacaagtaaaaaattaaaatactcacaaacagataaaaagaaaaaaagaaaaagaacaaactaTGGTTCATAGGTTTAATAAGCCAAATGTCGAAACTTATGACTATTTTGGTTTGGTGGGTACTCTCCACCTCATATGCAACATTTATCTCATAAATCAATAATCTCTCTTATAACATTTACTCCACACAGTTATGCGGGATCCACAAATAAGTTCATCTTATTTATAGGTGATCATTATAGCATCTCTGCTTGTGGAGAATCTAATGTTAGAACTCTGAAGGGACTAGAGTTACTAGACAGTAATTAAAAGGGTTGTAGATGCTTACACGTGTGAGTTGATTCATAACCTAACATCAACCCTATTAATCAAAGTATATATTAATGTTTTCAAACGACAGAAGGCATAAGTATTTTAGCCAAACTAGCAACATAATGACTCCTACTAAGTCGCGAATTCAGGAGCATTGGGTTCTTGCTTTAAGAGCACATAAAAAAGTAACTATGGACGTTGTAGTAAATTTAATTTGTAACGGTTAACCTATATCTTTAAATATTCTCTTTTCTATGTTTATCCTCTTTGCTGGACTTTAGTGAGACATTGGTAACATATAACATATTGCGTTTAGTGGGCAACGCATATGCCATTTTGATGAAGTAGAAGGCGGCATTGAGCTCCAGAATCTAAGCACAAATTAGCATGCAAAATATTCCCAGCAACTTGtctattttatggtttttttaatatggtattttttttataaccctTTTTGCAgggaattttaattttaaaatacagaaaaataaatagcatCCTCTCATATATACCTAGTTAAAATTTCTGTTGAGATTAAAGAGTGAAAGTgacgagaaagagaaaagagaaagagaaagcatctaaaaattaattagCATGGTTCAATCTAAGATTATATTTTTAGAGGTCTTAAATTATGTGTCATGCAATGAATCcaattaagtatatatatataaagactaATCACATACAAacctatatttattttatattctctaaatttattgtaaataaGATTAAATTTACGCTTTTATTCTATGTTCTTATGTATTAGATGAGATATTAGAGTGACATATGACCAtttaaaacacatcattcccaaaatattaagaaattgGGCCCAAGGCAAATCCTAAAATTACTTCGCCTACACTACAACTCTAATATATTGTCAAGTCTAAACATGcatctatattttttactgtcttaaattatatgttataaaaaatCCATAAAGTATACATAAACACTAATCATTTAAGGTTATTAATTTATCCTAAATTTAtgacaaataatattaaaattataagtaAAACTTTGGTATAGTACTTTAGGGAATACTAAACTTAaccacaaaaccctaaaattacTTGGCTTAACCACAAGGTCCCCAACTACCACATGCTACATTAACTCGTAAATTCTAAGTAGtaaatcataaatattttactataaaaGGCAAGCATGTTAATATGACTAAAAAGAGACTCTTTAATCAGTTTTAAACACAAAGATAATAGTAGAGTGAAGGTCGGGGACAATGGGTGTTCGAGAAATCCAAGTAGCAGACACGACCTTAGTAATCCACGAACTTGAAGATGTATGCGACTCAGTCACTGGCCGAGTTCTCACCGGGTCATGGCTCTGGAACTCGTCCCTGGTTTTATCCGAGTGGATAGCCACTCAGGGCCGACTCACCTTTGACTTCCAAGACAAAACCGTCCTCGAGCTCGGCGCCGGAGCTGGACTCCCTGGCTTGACCGCGGCTCTGCTGGGTGCGAGCCGAGTCGTGCTCACGGACATTGAGACTCTCCTTCCTGGGCTCATAAACAACGTTGAAGTAAATGGGCTCGGAGACCGAGTCGAAGTGAGGCAACTCGTTTGGGGATCGGACGAGTCTTCCAAAGAGTTTGATGGGTTCGACTTCGACCTGGTTTTGATGTCCGACGTGTTTTTTGACATGGAGGAAATGGCAGCGCTGGCGAAAACGCTGAAGAAGGTGTGTAGGAAAGAGACAGTTGTTTGGGCAGCGAGTGAGGTTCGGCCATGGACAGGGGAGTGTCTTAACGTGTTGGTGAGTGAGGGGTTTGGAGTGGTTGAGTTGCCGATTCAACTCGGTGGTTTTTCTGGTTCTGGTAATGGTAATTCTTTCATGGAAGAAGACAGTTTGGATATGTTCGCCGTTTTCCTTCTACTGCCACCGAACGAAGATAGCCACGTGGCTGCCATTTGTAATTGAGTGGGCATTGAAGAGTGAAGACCACTAATCTCAACAGTAGGGTCCCACTTAATTTTTGTAGCTTTCTCgctaatttttttcatttttaattctaatttctATGATATaaaacaatttctttctttctgtttctcaagaaataaaatataaaaaatttcttaaaaaaaaaattattttaggtgTTGATGGGAAAATTTTATGgttgatataaaataaaaggaagtgacagaaaaaacaaagacactAAGGGTCTACCGTATagaacttgatatttaagtagtcaTCCATCTCTGAATACTACCATATTACCAAAATACAAGTGGTAATTTATGTGATACAAAGAGCCCGTTTGCTTAGGCGTTTAGATTGCTGAAAACAATAGTTTAGTGAATTGTAATTTCGGGCATACGTTTGGCTAGGCAATATCAATGGGATTGTGGTTTTAATTCCACAGAATTTTCGCGATTtcaaaaatgcaaattatttTCACTGCTTTTTTAGCATCGCACGATTTGAAAGATTGGGTTGGGCTAATTGTTTCGGCTAATACCAAAAGAATAATATTATCTAAGCTAGtgtaataaccaaaaaaataaatacaaatactAATGCTAGGAAACATGAAATTAGACCTACTTACTTGCCCCTGGCCTTGTTTGGCCGTGTCAATGTGATATATAATCGCTGCAGAGTTTACTATTTTCCTTCCCCGGACACTCACTCTTTACAGCAAACACCTATCTATCAAACAAGTACAAACCACTCTGAGCAATTCAACTACGGTTACAATATCATCTTGCAGGATGAAAATGCAGACTTCTTCTGATCATTACATGGTTAGAAAAGCTTGGCAGATTTCTTGATCATTACATTACATCAGGCCTCTTAAAAAGGCTTATTGATGTAGTGTAATGCCCATTTTGCACTTAGGTTGAGTTTGGGAAGCGCGTTTGCATGTTTCCTAGCGGGTGCTCTTTTTTAGTGAGTCTCATGCATTGTTCACGTGACCCGCAAAtacttttttcagcaaaaacaacTAAGACTGGGTCTCACAacactatttacatatttaaaaattattttgctatagtgttttcaattttcagtaataagcggtattcaaacagacccttaaacAAGATGTACATGTTTATAGGGTTTCCATTCACAATCTATAGTCAacccatgggccaagtaaaaatGAGTCGGCCGGCCTATTGACGACCCATAAACTGAGCAGAGTAGAGGATAAGAGCAGTGGGGaataggggtgtcaattcgggttagcgtgtcgggttcgtgtcgtgtcaagGTAGGGGTATtagactaaatggctcaaccctaacccgacccatttaataatcgtgtcaggatccttcaaccctaacccgacctgttaataaagcgggttgacctgacccaacccatttgacacgttTAATAAACGaatcgtgttgggttgacacaaatgtaacacaacccatttcaacctgcataatattaaatataacatccatttataaattatttttttttacatcccaaaaaccAATACATACACTTTAAGTTTTcgacccacattcaaaataatatagttcaataaaaatataacattcatctagaaataagttctttacactccaaaagaagtgcaacacttcaatccaaattcaaaataacatagtttaacaaaaataaaataacatagttcaacaaaaatataatatccttggaactcgccaaatgctaagtatcaatattgaaagaatttgagcaaatagTAGACTAATCTTgactatgaccacgattatcatccatagattctttgttgatgtccaagttcataacatcttccacaagctcatccaatttcatttgtacaagttctatgccaaccaaaaaaaaaaaaaaaaagtattagtagttacAAAATATGATCATGCCTCAACAGTTTTACaagaactaaataataataatgtaagagtaataataactaatgaaacaaataagaTTACCTTTCTCATTTGtaattacttacttttctttttaaatttaaaatatatgttgg
This region includes:
- the LOC126709767 gene encoding uncharacterized protein LOC126709767: MGVREIQVADTTLVIHELEDVCDSVTGRVLTGSWLWNSSLVLSEWIATQGRLTFDFQDKTVLELGAGAGLPGLTAALLGASRVVLTDIETLLPGLINNVEVNGLGDRVEVRQLVWGSDESSKEFDGFDFDLVLMSDVFFDMEEMAALAKTLKKVCRKETVVWAASEVRPWTGECLNVLVSEGFGVVELPIQLGGFSGSGNGNSFMEEDSLDMFAVFLLLPPNEDSHVAAICN